The genomic window GTCGTGCTAAGGGAAATTCGATGATTTTGCAAAAAACTCTGACCACGAGTTTGAAGAATAAACTCCCCTTTGAATTGACCGCTTCTCAAAAAAAAGTTCTCAACGAGATCGTGAAAGATATGAATTCCCCTTTTCAAATGAATCGTTTGCTTCAGGGTGATGTTGGTTCCGGCAAAACGATCATTTCTATTTTTGCCATGCTTTTGGCGGTTGAAAATGGATTTCAGGCTGCGATAATGGCTCCCACGGAAATACTCGTTCACCAGCATTATTTTGCTCTCAAGAATTTTTTGAAGGATATTCCGGTTAAAAGTATAATTTTGCTCGGTGGGAATTATGCCGGTAAAAGTGCCATAAAAGACGCTGTTCAAAAAGGTGAATATGATATCGTAGTTGGCACCCATTCGCTGATCCAAAAGGATGTTAAGTTCAAAAATCTTGGCTTGGTTATTGTTGATGAGCAGCACCGATTCGGCGTTTTGCAAAGGAAAGTTTTGTCACAAAAAGGGCAAATACCCGATAAACTGGTAATGAGTGCAACTCCGATTCCGCGTTCTTTGGCTCTTACCGTTTACGGAGATTTGGATGTGAGCATCATTGATGAGTTGCCACCGAATCGTCAGGAAATTTATACTAACTGGATCAAGAAAGCAAAGAAGTCGAAAGTTTATGATTTCATCAAAAAAGAGGTTGATAAGGGAAGGCAAGTTTATATTGTTTGTCCTCTTGTGGAAGAATCGGAAAAATTGAATTTACGCGATGCTACCTCAACATTTGAAGATTTGCAAAATGGTGAATTTGCAAAATATCGGCTCGCACTTTTGCATGGGAAAATGAAAAACGCAGATAAAGATAGAATCATGCAAAAATTTTCCGGTGGTGAGATTGATGTGCTCGTTTCTACCACAGTAATCGAAGTGGGGATTGATGTTCCCAATGCAACTATTATGATGATCGAGCATGCGGAAAGATTTGGGCTTTCCCAATTGCATCAGTTACGCGGACGGGTGGGAAGAGGGAAATACAAATCATACTGTGTTTTAGTCGCTTATTACCCAATGTCCGATGAAGGATTGATTCGGCTCAACACAATGAAAGCGACGAATGACGGTTTTAAGATTTCCGAAGTTGATCTGGAAATTCGCGGTCCCGGTGAATTTTTTGGAACAGAGCAATCTGGTATGCCAAGATTTCGAATTGCCAATATAATTCGCGACAGAAATGTATTGGAAAAAGTTAGGAAAATTGCTTTTAAGATCATTGATGAAGATTATGATTTGAAGTTGGAAACAAATAAGCTTCT from Candidatus Cloacimonadota bacterium includes these protein-coding regions:
- the recG gene encoding ATP-dependent DNA helicase RecG, giving the protein MTFSSQNKIQYVSGVGPKRAKLLEKLGIKTVEDILLYFPRDYVNRVNNRPIVELEIDEIISVKVHITSKGTLQSRYKKSMFKVVVSDGTGYITCIWFNASKWLQKQFEVGDEIIVMGRLQFYGKNLSITHPDVEFIEDKKKESFWSKRDLLPIYHLTEGLTNKFFRKIIFTILNGGFDSSETLPDYIRNEEKLISLSDALQKIHMPESEEDVEVAKKRLIFEELFFLQLMLARKKIHWSRAKGNSMILQKTLTTSLKNKLPFELTASQKKVLNEIVKDMNSPFQMNRLLQGDVGSGKTIISIFAMLLAVENGFQAAIMAPTEILVHQHYFALKNFLKDIPVKSIILLGGNYAGKSAIKDAVQKGEYDIVVGTHSLIQKDVKFKNLGLVIVDEQHRFGVLQRKVLSQKGQIPDKLVMSATPIPRSLALTVYGDLDVSIIDELPPNRQEIYTNWIKKAKKSKVYDFIKKEVDKGRQVYIVCPLVEESEKLNLRDATSTFEDLQNGEFAKYRLALLHGKMKNADKDRIMQKFSGGEIDVLVSTTVIEVGIDVPNATIMMIEHAERFGLSQLHQLRGRVGRGKYKSYCVLVAYYPMSDEGLIRLNTMKATNDGFKISEVDLEIRGPGEFFGTEQSGMPRFRIANIIRDRNVLEKVRKIAFKIIDEDYDLKLETNKLLRKQYKKKFAQKEKLFSF